The Fusarium oxysporum Fo47 chromosome II, complete sequence genome includes a region encoding these proteins:
- a CDS encoding rRNA-processing protein UTP22, whose protein sequence is MESSSKRRKLDHSGSGLRHDALIDFEARSSARVSTASTFVLQTDELLKEAKLDYGKALKHVDANLHRLKEAIDTATPHGPEPITEVTSRFEKKHRIVIPYPDPKPAKDAPYKLSFEKPGSYNVVGSYVAKTMVKSQAQFGIDMVVQMPKAMFQEKDFTSMRYFYRRAYYIAYIAANVKKELGDSMDIGFEYLNENPLLPVLALRPKAEEEETDAKEINGKASKKKAKVMKSPYTIRLIPCAPDGLFPKSKLLPRSNNNRSGESDDKKTQARTPFYNSTLKAEETFISYLRVLTHAKNECPALTDACVLGRIWLQQRGFGSSISQGGFGHFEWSVMIALLLQMGGRNGHAALSNSLSSTELFKAAIQFLSATDFNKTPFVFGSSKISADSVREAGPVMYDPIRELNVLSKMSPWSASLLQMHAKSTTDLLADEAADKFEPTFIVKSDAPLQTFDAIFEIKSKDIAKSNSSTDCRGPAWDFSLEAHKVLTKAYGPRAHLVHFQLPTRAGWSLGSAPTSNSGKLQFGVMFEFAQMSRQMEHGPAAEEQKEAAKFRQFWGEKAELRRFKDGSILECVEWSSKVPFQICGEIAAHTLKRHLKVASEDIIAFGAGFSNIVTFSHMDKEAFDTARRAFQTLEYDIRNLEELPLQIRQLSPISPAARYASVDAPSPGFHTGTIEPIDVNLYFEASNRWPENLVAIQETKIEFLLDFDRRLTAAKENITTYLGRDNKEIGIENLAYLDIIYESGAAFRLRIHADLEDTLLERQIKNKTLDAHIREESEAVLARTNWFFATLPIHTQTISTFCTRLHPLSQTIRLVKHWFNSHKLSSHISEELIELFVLHVFLQPYPWRAPTSASTGFLRTLTFLSRWDWRDEPLIVDSAEELTDDDRHNIRKELESRRKKDPNMNHTVMFVATSNDTSGLAYTRNGPSKLIASRMTRLAKAACKLVKDSGYRIDATELFETSLEDYDVLLHLSRKAIRSILREAASDPSARRHSQFKNLDDRTGRAPLPIRAHPVDVLMEELQRVYDDSLVFFRGTNNSDEDDAVIGAIWNPKLQQQKFRAGLPYNFHKVTDEDGDVVVVNRKAVLSEIARIGGDLIRKIEEVE, encoded by the exons ATGGAGTCCAGTTCAAAACGTCGGAAGCTAGACCACTCTGGATCTGGTCTGAGACACGATGCTCTCATTGATTTTGAGGCTCGCAGCTCTGCCAGAGTCTCAACCGCTAGCACTTTTGTCCTCCAAACAGACGAGCTACTCAAGGAGGCGAAACTTGACTATGGGAAGGCATTGAAGCATGTTGATGCAAACCTTCATCGACTGAAGGAAGCTATTGACACTGCGACTCCCCACGGACCCGAACCT ATCACCGAAGTCACGAGCcgctttgagaagaagcatcGCATCGTCATTCCTTACCCCGATCCGAAGCCTGCTAAAGATGCTCCCTACAAGCTTTCCTTTGAGAAACCAGGTTCATATAATGTCGTGGGAAGCTATGTCGCCAAGACTATGGTCAAGTCCCAGGCGCAATTTGGCATCGATATGGTAGTTCAGATGCCGAAGGCTATGTTCCAAGAGAAGGACTTTACAAGTATGCGATATTTTTACCGCCGAGCATACTACATCGCCTACATCGCCGCCAACGTCAAGAAAGAGTTGGGAGACTCGATGGATATCGGCTTTGAATACCTGAACGAGAACCCGCTTCTGCCTGTACTTGCACTTCGAcccaaggccgaggaggaggagaccgATGCCAAGGAGATCAATGGGAAggcttccaagaagaaggcgaaggTTATGAAATCCCCGTATACTATTCGACTCATCCCTTGCGCTCCTGATGGCCTTTTCCCCAAGTCGAAGCTACTTCCTCGCTCTAACAACAACCGAAGTGGAGAGTCCGACGACAAAAAGACCCAGGCTAGGACTCCTTTCTATAACTCTACTTTGAAAGCTGAGGAGACGTTCATCTCTTACCTGCGTGTTCTTACACACGCCAAAAACGAGTGCCCCGCCCTGACTGATGCCTGTGTATTGGGAAGAATCTGGCTGCAGCAGAGGGGTTTCGGAAGTTCCATCTCGCAAGGCGGATTTGGTCATTTTGAGTGGTCTGTCATGATTGCTCTCTTGCTTCAGATGGGTGGACGGAATGGGCATGCAGCGCTTTCAAACTCTCTTAGCAGCACTGAACTTTTCAAGGCTGCTATTCAGTTCCTTTCGGCCACTGATTTCAACAAGACGCCTTTCGTTTTTGGATCCTCGAAGATAAGTGCCGACTCTGTCCGAGAAGCTGGCCCTGTCATGTATGACCCAATTCGAGAACTCAATGTACTGTCAAAGATGAGTCCCTGGTCTGCGAGTCTACTTCAAATGCACGCCAAGTCCACCACCGACCTCCTCGCTGACGAAGCTGCCGACAAGTTTGAACCGACATTCATTGTCAAGTCTGATGCTCCTCTCCAGACATTCGATGCTATCTTTGAGATTAAGAGCAAGGATATTGCTAAGTCCAATAGCTCTACTGACTGCAGAGGACCTGCATGGGACTTTAGCCTAGAAGCACACAAGGTACTCACGAAGGCCTACGGCCCTCGTGCTCATCTCGTGCATTTCCAATTGCCTACCAGAGCTGGGTGGTCGTTGGGCTCCGCGCCAACTTCAAATTCTGGTAAGCTTCAATTTGGTGTCATGTTCGAATTCGCCCAGATGTCCAGACAGATGGAGCATGGTCCCGCagcagaagaacaaaaagaagcTGCCAAGTTCCGACAATTTTGGGGCGAGAAGGCCGAGCTGCGTCGTTTCAAGGATGGCAGTATCCTTGAATGCGTTGAGTGGTCAAGCAAAGTTCCGTTCCAGATCTGCGGGGAAATCGCAGCGCACACCTTGAAACGACACTTGAAGGTTGCCAGCGAAGATATTATTGCTTTTGGGGCTGGCTTCTCCAACATTGTCACCTTCTCTCATATGGATAAGGAGGCTTTCGATACTGCCCGAAGAGCGTTCCAGACCCTCGAATACGATATTCGAAACCTTGAAGAACTGCCACTGCAAATTAGACAGCTTTCGCCGATTTCACCAGCCGCTAGATATGCATCAGTTGATGCTCCAAGCCCTGGCTTCCACACAGGTACTATTGAGCCTATAGATGTGAACCTCTATTTCGAGGCGTCGAATCGATGGCCCGAGAATCTAGTGGCCATTCAAGAGACCAAGATTGAGTTTTTGCTGGACTTCGACAGGCGTCTCACGGCGGCGAAAGAAAACATTACAACCTATCTTGGCCGAGATAACAAGGAGATTGGTATCGAGAATCTGGCATATCTCGATATTATCTATGAATCTGGTGCGGCATTCAGGTTGAGAATCCATGCAGACTTGGAAGATACCCTCCTTGAGCGCCAAATCAAGAACAAAACGCTTGATGCTCACATTCGAGAGGAGTCGGAAGCGGTCCTTGCTAGGACCAACTGGTTCTTTGCTACCCTACCAATTCATACACAGACTATCTCAACTTTTTGCACACGCCTTCATCCTCTATCACAGACTATCCGCTTGGTAAAGCACTGGTTCAACTCTCACAAGCTTTCAAGCCACATCAGTGAGGAGCTTATTGAGCTCTTCGTTCTGCACGTGTTCTTACAACCATACCCATGGAGAGCCCCCACGAGTGCCTCAACAGGTTTCCTACGCACCCTGACATTCCTGTCGCGCTGGGATTGGCGTGATGAGCCTCTGATCGTCGACTCTGCAGAGGAGCTGACTGATGATGATCGCCATAACATTCGCAAAGAGCTTGAGTCTCGGCGCAAAAAGGATCCCAACATGAACCACACAGTCATGTTTGTTGCCACCTCCAATGATACTTCTGGCCTCGCTTATACCCGCAATGGACCTTCTAAGCTCATCGCCTCACGTATGACCCGACTGGCTAAGGCCGCATGCAAACTTGTGAAGGACAGCGGATACCGTATTGATGCTACTGAGCTATTTGAAACTTCTCTCGAAGACTACGATGTTCTTTTACATCTTTCTCGAAAAGCTATTCGCTCAATACTTCGAGAGGCTGCTTCTGACCCCTCAGCCCGCCGTCACTCCCagttcaagaaccttgatgatCGCACAGGTCGCGCACCACTCCCCATCCGTGCTCATCCTGTCGACGTATTGATGGAGGAGCTACAGCGTGTATACGACGATTCACTTGTGTTCTTCCGGGGAACCAACAACAGcgacgaggacgatgctGTGATAGGGGCTATCTGGAACCCaaagcttcagcagcagaagTTCCGAGCTGGTCTACCTTATAATTTCCACAAGGTAACCGACGAGGATGGAGATGTAGTCGTGGTGAACCGTAAGGCAGTGTTGTCAGAGATTGCTAGGATTGGTGGCGATCTGATTAGAAAGATTGAGGAAGTCGAGTAA
- a CDS encoding guanine-1-methyltransferase-domain-containing protein → MEPTTSEGETGQPHHQETPSLPENSANTGHSEQTVTTDSHTKPTDNVPLTEGSTIPQKRPADDEAAEPMSKNALKRLRKQQQWEAGKEERKQKRKDSRVARKVRKREERAALIAQGIDPNANKQQKPPSVNVPVTLIFDCDFEQYMREKELISLGSQITRSYSENKNARYRTHIFVSGWNGKLAERFHQILDDKHKNWKGIDFVDGDFIECAKQAREKMKDPSDHMVDQLQRSLDNKIPWARDEKDPLPLPDPEPEPSPEYQDIVYLSSDSPYTLERLEPNTSYVIGGLVDKNREKGLCYKRARERGIRTARLPIGQYMVMQSRTVLATNHVVEIMLKWLEYENWGDAFLSVIPKRKGGHLRDQMGDSGEAEEAEGAVVEEVEEEDQEIKDPDAEETTPQTNTPEVEAPSK, encoded by the coding sequence ATGGAACCAACAACAAGTGAAGGAGAGACAGgccaacctcatcatcaggAAACACCTTCACTACCAGAAAACTCAGCCAACACTGGACATAGTGAGCAAACAGTCACCACCGACTCTCACACAAAGCCAACAGATAATGTGCCCCTTACAGAGGGCTCAACTATTCCTCAAAAACGGCCTGCGGATGACGAAGCCGCCGAGCCTATGTCCAAGAACGCTCTGAAGCGTTTGAGAAAACAGCAGCAATGGGAAGCCGGAAAAGAGGAGCGCAAGCAGAAGCGAAAGGATAGCCGAGTCGCACGCAAAGTCCGCAAGCGTGAAGAAAGGGCAGCGCTTATCGCCCAGGGCATTGATCCAAACGCCAATAAGCAGCAGAAACCTCCTTCAGTTAACGTGCCTGTCACACTCATCTTCGACTGTGACTTTGAGCAGTACATGCGTGAGAAGGAGCTCATTTCACTCGGCAGCCAAATCACCAGGTCATACTCAGAGAACAAAAATGCGAGATATCGCACACACATCTTCGTTTCGGGTTGGAATGGAAAACTGGCTGAGCGGTTCCACCAGATCCTCGATGACAAACACAAGAACTGGAAAGGGATTGACTTTGTGGACGGAGATTTTATCGAGTGTGCGAAGCAGGCTcgggagaagatgaaggaccCAAGTGACCACATGGTCGATCAACTCCAGAGGAGCTTGGACAACAAAATCCCATGGGCGAGGGACGAAAAGGACCCTCTCCCCTTGCCTGATCCCGAGCCAGAGCCCTCTCCTGAATACCAGGACATCGTTTACCTATCATCAGACTCACCTTACACACTCGAACGCCTCGAGCCCAACACAAGCTATGTCATCGGCGGCCTCGTCGACAAGAACCGTGAAAAGGGGCTGTGCTACAAACGAGCAAGGGAACGTGGCATCCGAACGGCTCGGCTGCCTATCGGCCAGTACATGGTGATGCAGAGCCGGACGGTTCTAGCGACAAACCACGTCGTCGAGATCATGCTAAAGTGGCTTGAGTATGAGAACTGGGGCGATGCATTTTTGAGTGTCATCCCTAAGCGCAAGGGCGGTCACTTAAGAGACCAGATGGGCGATTCAGGtgaggcagaagaagctgagggGGCAGTggtcgaggaggttgaggaggaggatcaagagatcaaggaccctgatgctgaggagacCACTCCTCAAACCAATACCCCTGAAGTCGAAGCTCCCTCAAAGTAG
- a CDS encoding major facilitator superfamily domain-containing protein — MARSTISSSSETVNDRNLQPTTSTDPEKSGPQPTAKTEANIHPESANAVVADLERGDNDEKKQEQPPAGPPPGMAPADFPDGGFEAWLVVFGGWCALFCTFGLVNCVGVFQKYYVSGPLRDYDSSAVSWITSVEVFFMVFCGAIFGSLFDNYGPKYLLWFGSIAYIFGLMMISLSKEYYQFFLSQSIVAAIGSSAVFNACMSSLVTWFFKRRAGAFGIMVSGSSLGGVVLPIMMDKMIQSVGFPWMMRTMAFMFLVLLVFSCLTVKSRLPPRPKPFVVKDYINGLRELPILITVIGFFLFMWGMFLPFNYVLLQAQAAGMSETLIPYLLPILNAVSIFGRIIPGIIADKIGRYNVMIIITFISALFCFCVWIPVNDTAGIVVFAVIFGFSSGGYISLVPTLIAQLSDIRQIGTRVGAAFAIQSFGALTGSPIAGAIVSAQNGDYLGLQLFCGCSMLAGCMFFVFARYVQVGLKVVKV, encoded by the exons ATGGCTCGTTCGAcaatatcctcctcctctgagACGGTCAATGACAGAAACCTCCAACCAACCACTTCAACAGACCCAGAAAAGTCAGGTCCTCAACCTACGGCCAAAACAGAAGCCAACATACATCCAGAATCTGCCAACGCCGTCGTGGCAGATCTCGAGCGTGGTgacaatgatgagaagaaacaGGAGCAACCACCAGCAGGCCCTCCACCAGGAATGGCACCAGCTGATTTCCCAGATGGTGGTTTCGAGGCTTGGcttgttgtctttggtggATGGTGTGCTCTGTTCTGCACATTCGGCCTTGTGAACTGCGTGGGTGTGTTCCAGAAATACTATGTTTCTGGACCGCTTAGGGACTATGATAGCTCTGCCGTGAGCTGGATCACCTCTGTTGAGGTGTTCTTCATGGTCTTCTGTGGTGCCATT TTTGGCAGTCTGTTCGACAACTACGGCCCCAAGTACCTTCTCTGGTTTGGGTCGATCGCCTACATCTTTGGTCTCATGATGATTTCTTTGTCAAAAGAATACTATCAGTTCTTCCTCTCACAGTCCATCGTCGCAGCCATTGGATCAAGCGCTGTCTTCAACGCTTGCATGTCCTCACTCGTCACCTGGTTCTTCAAGCGTAGAGCTGGCGCTTTCGGTATCATGGTCTCAGGCTCGTCTCTCGGAGGTGTTGTTCTTCCAATCATGATGGACAAGATGATCCAGAGCGTCGGCTTCCCCTGGATGATGCGTACCATGGCTTTCATGTTCCTCGTTTTGCTTGTCTTCTCTTGTCTCACTGTCAAGTCCCGTCTACCTCCTCGCCCCAAACCCTTTGTTGTCAAGGACTATATCAACGGTCTCCGTGAACttcccatcctcatcactgtcatcggtttctttctcttcatgTGGGGCATGTTTCTTCCCTTTAACTATGTCCTTCTCCAGGCCCAGGCTGCGGGCATGTCCGAGACTTTGATCCCTTACCTGCTACCTATCCTCAATGCTGTGAG TATTTTTGGTCGTATTATTCCCGGCATTATCGCCGACAAAATCGGTCGATACAACgtcatgatcatcatcacatTCATATCCGCACTCTTTTGTTTCTGTGTCTGGATTCCTGTCAACGATACCGCCGGCATTGTTGTATTTGCTGTCATTTTTGGGTTCTCATCGGGTGGCTATATCAGTCTCGTCCCGACTCTCATCGCACAGCTCTCCGATATTCGCCAGATTGGTACTCGTGTTGGCGCTGCGTTTGCGATTCAGTCTTTTGGTGCTCTGACAGGAAGCCCCATCGCTGGAGCCATCGTGTCTGCTCAGAATGGTGACTATCTCGGCCTGCAGTTGTTTTGTGGTTGTTCTATGCTGGCCGGTTGCATGTTTTTCGTCTTTGCTCGTTATGTGCAAGTCGGATTGAAGGTGGTCAAGGTCTGA
- a CDS encoding mitochondrial biogenesis AIM24-domain-containing protein produces the protein MRGQLPLTRAARGLRLRALPSYTCTQCRSIQISAAPSTEAPKVGADAFGALETRDPADARFEVLGSPYSLLSVTLSASQKLYTRRGTLVAVAGKPENAQSTLSILNPTTRAFLGVPFLYQRISATTPITALISTKSPTTTFTVLHLDGTTDWMISQRNALLAWTGHTLAPSARIQSSLTLAHWGNTLLTGRGLAALSAPGQIYELTLKEGEEFVAHPGSVVAYSISRYPPQPFRFKSNSLRLQVPSLSRWISEPEWVKTVRNSEVWKYLARALYSMRTATRRTIWGDRLFLQFHGPTKILMSSRGVRASDVLTNKQVNEIADAQPGVLAEALDLKNKPKLTDGAETKPAPVKAVEPEVEDKLVTGIHVATVEKDGKVKFEDNKDLKEFIR, from the exons ATGCGAGGCCAATTGCCCTTAACGAGAGCGGCGCGAGGACTGCGGCTGCGGGCATTACCTTCGTATACTTGCACTCAGTGCAGGAGTATTCAGATCAGCGCTGCGCCGAGCACTGAAGCGCCAAAGGTTGGAGCTGATGCCTTTGGAGCTCTCGAGACAAGGGATCCTGCGG ATGCTCGATTCGAGGTTCTCGGCTCACCATATTCGCTCCTTTCTGTGACGTTGTCGGCATCGCAGAAGCTCTATACTCGGAGGGGTACCTTGGTTGCTGTAGCCGGCAAGCCTGAAAAT GCCCAGTCCACACTCTCGATCCTTAACCCGACCACACGAGCCTTTCTCGGCGTACCCTTTCTTTACCAGCGCATCTCAGCCACGACACCCATCACAGCCTTGATATCGACGAAATCACCTACAACCACTTTTACAGTTCTCCACCTTGACGGAACGACAGATTGGATGATCTCACAGAGGAATGCACTGTTGGCTTGGACAGGACACACTCTTGCGCCCTCGGCGCGCATTCAGAGCAGCCTCACACTAGCCCATTGGGGCAACACACTTCTAACAGGACGAGGTCTCGCCGCTCTATCAGCACCAGGGCAAATCTACGAGCTCACTCTcaaagagggagaggagtTTGTCGCGCATCCCGGAAGTGTTGTCGCCTATTCGATCAGCCGATATCCGCCACAGCCTTTCCGCTTTAAGAGCAACAGCCTACGACTCCAGGTGCCCTCGCTATCGAGATGGATCTCAGAGCCTGAATGGGTGAAGACTGTGCGTAACTCGGAGGTATGGAAGTACCTGGCAAGAGCTCTCTATAGCATGCGAACAGCTACTCGACGAACCATCTGGGGTGATCGCCTTTTCCTCCAATTTCATGGTCCCACGAAGATCCTCATGTCTAGCCGAGGAGTGCGCGCTTCAGACGTTCTCACTAACAAGCAAGTGAATGAGATTGCTGATGCCCAGCCCGGTGTTCTGGCAGAAGCTCTCGACTTGAAAAATAAGCCCAAGCTGACTGACGGTGCCGAGACCAAGCCTGCCCctgtcaaggctgttgagccaGAAGTGGAAGACAAGTTAGTGACGGGAATTCACGTTGCCAcagttgagaaggatggcaAGGTAAAATTCGAGGACAACAAGGATCTCAAGGAGTTCATACGATAA
- a CDS encoding P-loop containing nucleoside triphosphate hydrolase protein, which translates to MSVRVVSRIRPLLEKERECDIIVRADTADSGKPNTVVKIPNPKNEAEEFSFAFNGVYDRSTTQEELFTAEVAPHVKSLFQGYDVTIFAYGVTGTGKTHTMRGGMKLADRGVIPRMLSNVFRRGKKIMKDSRGETDVQVLLSYYEIYNDKVFDLLEPPEKRTPTGLPLRAEANGKTIVVGLSERACEDLKDFEKLYIEANNNRVTAATKLNAHSSRSHAILRVKLIQTTSEMVRESTASAIDLAGSEDNRRTDNGKERLVESAAINKSLFVLSQCIDAIGRGDKRIPYRESKMTRILSLGQNNGITVMILNLSPLRSYHLDTLSSLNVSSRAKRIEVREIENEIVYKQVPRANSGLTGSNVQRQPLRPLANLTNVHNGNVAAKAADKAADANKPVKAFSVYTDKSKPAAPVSRPLASSNIARRVNPVKRPSENDAAMRPSKISRPAAPASVTVSAAQIEAMVEKKVSEILAARVAAEKESQPPPTVQPEISDAVQRRLEALERRIDSDEWRDDSKSEGLRFLLAARQHKERGEDEIALKMYERALPYFPGQAKLLNKIERLRSRLNGNAPAPSPRRETPRSERKKRRLVYDDADGDYETAEADVDEEEFAHRASKPKSRKLKVKALATKSILSGDDESPASPRTQHLLDIVNSRDLDQIRSLVGFGAKKARDLVDYLELVNDDEAGGRIDSLAQLRTVPGMGSRTVERAYDGLVV; encoded by the exons ATGAGTGTGAGAGTGGTCTCTAGGATAAGACCGCTGCTCGAAAAGGAGCGCGAATGTGACATTATCGTTCGAGCCGATACCGCCGATTCTGGCAAGCCAAACACGGTCGTCAAGATTCCCAACCCCAAAAACGAGGCTGAGGAGTTCTCATTCGCGTTCAATGGCGTGTACGACCGATCTACGACTCAAGAGGAATTGTTTACTGCTGAAG TGGCGCCGCACGTCAAGTCTCTCTTCCAGGGATACGATGTCACAATATTCGCCTATGGTGTCACCGGTACCGGTAAAACACACACGATGCGAGGCGGTATGAAGCTGGCAGACCGCGGGGTGATTCCTCGGATGCTCAGCAACGTCTTTCGAagaggcaagaagatcatgaaggATTCTCGCGGTGAGACGGATGTGCAGGTTTTGCTGTCCTACTACGAGATCTATAACGACAAGGTCTTTGATCTCCTCGAGCCACCCGAGAAGCGAACGCCAACCGGTCTACCACTACGAGCTGAGGCCAATGGCAAGACTATCGTTGTCGGTCTGTCAGAAAGAGCTTGCGAAGACCTCAAGGATTTTGAGAAGCTGTATATCgaagccaacaacaaccgTGTCACGGCAGCTACCAAGCTCAATGCCCACAGTAGCCGCAGCCATGCTATCCTACGAGTCAAGCTGATCCAAACCACTTCGGAGATGGTCAGGGAGAGCACAGCATCCGCCATTGACTTGGCCGGATCTGAGGACAACCGCCGAACTGACAATGGAAAGGAGAGGTTGGTGGAATCGGCGGCCATCAATAAGAGTCTCTTTGTCCTGAGCCAGTGTATCGATGCTATCGGCCGTGGTGACAAGAGAATACCCTACCGGGAGTCCAAGATGACACGGATTCTGTCACTGGGTCAGAACAATGGAATCACTGTCATGATCTTGAATCTATCCCCTCTGCGAAGTTATCACCTCGACACCCTCAGCAGTCTCAACGTCAGCTCTCGAGCGAAAAGGATTGAGGTTAGGGAGATTGAGAATGAGATTGTGTACAAGCAAGTTCCTAGGGCAAACTCGGGTCTCACAGGTTCCAATGTCCAGCGTCAGCCTCTTCGACCACTAGCCAATCTCACCAATGTGCACAACGGTAATGTTGCTGCCAAAGCCGCTGACAAGGCTGCTGATGCCAATAAGCCCGTCAAGGCCTTCAGCGTCTACACTGACAAGTCCAAGCCAGCAGCACCTGTCAGCCGTCCCCTAGCGAGCTCCAATATCGCCCGTCGAGTCAATCCCGTCAAGCGGCCGTCTGAAAATGATGCCGCTATGAGACCCAGTAAGATCTCAAGACCTGCAGCTCCAGCATCTGTTACGGTTTCCGCTGCTCAAATTGAGGCcatggttgagaagaaggtcagCGAGATCCTTGCTGCTCGAGTTGCAGCTGAAAAAGAATCTCAGCCACCACCAACGGTCCAACCTGAAATCAGTGATGCCGTGCAAAGGCGATTGGAGGCTCTTGAGCGGCGGATTGACAGCGATGAATGGCGAGATGATTCCAAGTCGGAGGGTTTGAGGTTCCTCCTGGCTGCTCGCCAACACAAGGAGCGCGGCGAGGATGAGATCGCGCTTAAGATGTACGAGAGAGCTCTGCCCTACTTTCCTGGACAAGCAAAGCTGCTCAACAAAATTGAGAGACTACGATCGCGGTTGAACGGAAACGCTCCCGCTCCTTCTCCTCGCCGGGAAACTCCTCGTTCGGAGCGCAAGAAGCGAAGGCTCGTCTACGATGATGCGGACGGCGATTATGAGACTGCCGAGGCAGacgttgatgaggaagagtTCGCTCACCGTGCCTCAAAGCCCAAGTCTCGAaagctcaaggtcaaggctcttgccaccaagtccatTCTTTCGGGTGACGATGAGTCTCCCGCATCGCCTCGAactcagcatcttctcgatATTGTCAACTCACGCGACCTCGATCAGATTCGAAGCCTAGTCGGCTTCGGTGCAAAGAAAGCCCGTGACCTGGTTGActatcttgagcttgtcaacgATGACGAGGCTGGTGGCCGTATCGACAGTCTTGCTCAGCTGAGGACTGTTCCAGGCATGGGAAGCCGAACCGTGGAGAGAGCTTATGACGGACTTGTTGTTTGA